From the Candidatus Omnitrophota bacterium genome, one window contains:
- a CDS encoding aldo/keto reductase: protein MEKQSNGVSRRDFMKQAAIGAAGAASMEFLSPVSSTAAEAGMPFRILGKTGMKVSLLTFGGGSQFLENKDGVWEPMLEKAVAEGVNLFDTAPSYHWNYPQASEDRFGAILAPYRNRIYLSTKMDSRDVTTALSEFERSLQRLKTDYVDLLLIHDVNNNDSFSAVERGVYKEAVRLKEEGAARFIGFSSMSSAIRSKEFIEAMDFDVVILALTPTLYGDYAATPLPAARERNIGVLGMKVMRNVVGANAAPKELLEYVWNLSGVATTLVGHIGMATFEENLQIAKTYGASKIKDSYRYSMQKEELEKRLAHLATPDALCWANSDYRDRKWC from the coding sequence ATGGAAAAACAATCCAACGGCGTTTCTCGCCGCGACTTCATGAAGCAAGCAGCTATCGGCGCTGCCGGAGCGGCGTCGATGGAGTTTTTGTCTCCCGTCTCATCCACAGCGGCGGAAGCAGGAATGCCGTTTCGCATTTTGGGGAAGACGGGCATGAAAGTTTCTTTGCTCACTTTCGGCGGCGGCTCGCAGTTTTTGGAAAATAAGGACGGCGTATGGGAGCCGATGTTGGAAAAAGCCGTAGCGGAAGGCGTGAACCTATTCGATACGGCCCCCAGCTATCACTGGAATTATCCCCAAGCCAGCGAAGACCGTTTTGGAGCGATTTTGGCGCCCTATCGCAACCGCATATATCTATCCACCAAGATGGATTCCCGCGACGTAACGACGGCGTTGTCGGAATTCGAACGCAGCCTCCAGCGCCTGAAGACGGATTACGTCGATCTTCTTCTCATTCACGATGTCAACAATAACGACAGCTTCTCGGCGGTGGAACGAGGCGTTTACAAAGAGGCCGTTCGGCTGAAAGAAGAAGGCGCCGCCCGCTTCATCGGCTTTTCCAGCATGAGCAGCGCCATACGGTCGAAGGAATTCATCGAAGCGATGGATTTCGACGTCGTCATATTGGCCTTGACGCCGACGCTCTACGGCGATTACGCGGCGACGCCATTGCCCGCCGCGCGGGAAAGAAATATCGGCGTCTTGGGTATGAAAGTCATGCGCAACGTTGTAGGAGCGAATGCGGCGCCTAAAGAATTGCTGGAATACGTTTGGAATCTCTCCGGCGTAGCGACGACATTGGTAGGACATATCGGAATGGCAACCTTTGAAGAGAATCTCCAAATTGCCAAGACATACGGCGCCTCGAAAATCAAGGATAGCTATCGTTATTCCATGCAGAAAGAAGAACTGGAAAAACGCCTGGCGCATCTGGCGACGCCAGACGCCCTATGCTGGGCGAATTCCGATTACCGCGATAGGAAGTGGTGTTAG
- the glp gene encoding gephyrin-like molybdotransferase Glp encodes MNESLLSYREALRLIEDHLTPLPIRRINWRCSIGAALAEDVAAIENLPPFTNTSMDGYAVRSEDVQGASENRPVRLHVAEAIFAGDSPSRQTLQPGWAAKIMTGAPLPQGADAVIMVEYTKTHNDSVDIFSSAQPGENLRPEGEEIRRGDVLLPLGIAVGPVERGLLAQQGIREVSVRQPPRAALLATGDELVEPESEIVPGQIRNVNAYTLAAELERLRCPVADLGIGRDDPGALRDLIRRGVEEADLLIASGGVSAGERDFLPGLLRDMGMRTIFHKASVKPGKPILFGLLDERPIFGLPGNVVSVIASFHLFVKPSIKLMMGRKDWRNTTMFARMGQLVHNPGSRTHFMRCRLSHMPSGAPIAYPTGKQESGMLTSLLGADGFAVIPGDVDTVEEFTEVEFIPLRDDR; translated from the coding sequence ATGAATGAATCCCTCCTTTCTTATAGAGAAGCGTTGCGGTTGATAGAGGATCATCTGACGCCGTTGCCCATTCGCCGCATCAATTGGCGCTGCTCGATCGGCGCGGCGTTGGCGGAAGACGTAGCGGCTATAGAAAACCTGCCGCCCTTTACGAATACCTCCATGGACGGCTACGCCGTGCGATCCGAGGACGTCCAAGGCGCATCGGAAAACCGCCCCGTCCGTCTGCACGTCGCAGAAGCCATCTTCGCGGGCGACTCTCCTTCCCGCCAAACGCTTCAACCCGGTTGGGCGGCGAAGATTATGACTGGAGCTCCCTTGCCGCAGGGCGCCGACGCCGTGATCATGGTGGAATATACGAAAACGCATAACGATAGCGTGGATATTTTTTCATCGGCGCAACCGGGAGAAAACCTTCGCCCCGAAGGCGAGGAAATAAGGCGGGGCGACGTCTTGCTGCCCCTCGGAATTGCCGTCGGTCCCGTGGAACGGGGACTTTTGGCGCAGCAGGGTATCCGGGAAGTGAGCGTACGCCAACCGCCTCGCGCCGCTTTGCTGGCGACGGGAGACGAATTGGTGGAGCCGGAGTCGGAAATCGTTCCCGGACAGATCCGCAACGTGAACGCCTATACGCTTGCCGCCGAATTGGAACGCCTGCGTTGTCCCGTCGCCGATCTTGGAATCGGGCGGGACGATCCCGGCGCGCTGAGGGATTTGATCCGGCGCGGCGTGGAAGAAGCCGATCTGCTGATCGCTTCCGGCGGCGTTTCCGCGGGCGAGAGGGATTTTCTTCCCGGCCTGCTGCGGGATATGGGTATGCGGACGATTTTTCACAAAGCGTCGGTGAAGCCAGGGAAACCGATTCTCTTTGGCCTGTTGGACGAGCGTCCGATATTCGGGCTGCCGGGAAACGTCGTCTCCGTTATTGCCTCTTTTCATCTCTTCGTGAAACCGTCGATCAAACTAATGATGGGAAGGAAGGATTGGCGCAATACCACTATGTTCGCTCGGATGGGTCAATTGGTTCATAATCCCGGTTCGCGGACTCATTTTATGCGCTGCCGGCTTTCCCACATGCCGTCGGGAGCGCCGATCGCTTACCCAACGGGGAAGCAGGAATCGGGGATGCTCACTTCGCTATTGGGAGCGGATGGCTTTGCGGTGATCCCCGGCGACGTGGATACGGTGGAGGAGTTTACGGAAGTCGAATTCATCCCCCTGCGGGACGATCGATGA
- a CDS encoding Gfo/Idh/MocA family oxidoreductase — MIKTAIIGAGGISRTHIETYKQFPQRCRIAALADAYPEKAQAKNDEFQLGAAVYDDYKRILENSEIGLVSVCTPPFLHAPISVDCLNAGKHVICEKPMASSLAECDAMLEAAERNGKILAIIAQNRFRAPVWKLKKLLDSGAAGKVLHAQVESYWWRGHCYYDLWWRGVWEKEGGGCTLNHAVHHIDMFQWMMGMPSEVRAVLANTAHDNAEVEDLSIAILKYPSGALAQITSSVVHHGEEQQLIFQAEKARLSFPWKVCAMKSRDNGFPDADTDREKEIQDLYDGIPWLEFEGYEGEFNGVLTAIESGGEVLISGREGRKTLELISAIYQSAFTDKTVKLPMTPADPFYTREGVLANAVHFHEKKSSVENFGDDRIIVGSSRDQKK; from the coding sequence ATGATAAAAACAGCCATAATCGGCGCTGGAGGCATCTCCCGCACTCATATCGAAACCTATAAACAATTTCCCCAACGCTGCCGCATCGCCGCCCTGGCGGACGCCTATCCGGAAAAAGCGCAAGCCAAAAACGACGAATTTCAACTCGGAGCGGCAGTTTATGACGATTATAAACGCATTTTGGAAAATTCCGAAATCGGTCTAGTTTCCGTCTGCACGCCGCCTTTCCTTCATGCTCCCATCAGCGTCGATTGCCTCAATGCGGGCAAGCACGTCATCTGCGAAAAACCGATGGCGTCCTCTCTAGCTGAATGCGATGCTATGCTCGAGGCCGCCGAGCGCAATGGGAAAATTCTCGCCATTATCGCCCAAAACCGATTTCGCGCTCCAGTCTGGAAATTGAAAAAACTGCTGGATTCCGGCGCGGCGGGAAAAGTATTGCACGCCCAGGTGGAATCCTATTGGTGGCGCGGCCATTGTTATTACGATCTCTGGTGGCGCGGCGTCTGGGAAAAAGAAGGCGGCGGCTGCACCTTGAATCACGCCGTCCATCATATTGACATGTTTCAATGGATGATGGGCATGCCATCCGAAGTGCGCGCCGTATTGGCCAATACAGCTCATGACAACGCCGAGGTGGAAGACCTCTCTATCGCCATTTTGAAATATCCCAGCGGCGCGCTCGCGCAAATTACCAGTTCCGTCGTTCATCACGGCGAAGAGCAGCAGTTGATCTTCCAGGCGGAAAAAGCGCGGCTCTCCTTCCCTTGGAAAGTCTGCGCCATGAAATCCCGCGACAATGGCTTTCCTGATGCGGATACTGATCGGGAAAAAGAGATTCAAGATTTATATGACGGCATCCCATGGCTGGAATTCGAGGGATATGAGGGCGAATTCAATGGCGTTTTGACGGCTATCGAAAGCGGCGGCGAGGTTCTGATAAGCGGACGGGAAGGACGCAAAACGCTGGAACTAATCTCCGCCATCTATCAATCCGCCTTTACGGATAAGACGGTCAAGCTGCCTATGACGCCAGCAGATCCTTTTTATACGAGAGAAGGCGTCTTGGCTAACGCCGTTCATTTCCACGAGAAAAAATCGTCCGTTGAGAATTTCGGCGACGACCGCATCATCGTCGGCTCCAGCCGCGATCAAAAGAAATAG
- a CDS encoding polyprenyl synthetase family protein: MNSFASAFPDERSSSMNLSLSNLFEPIADELAETISLYRETVLRTAERNYLHTLISGGVPYLPEEFRIATADRIAEHLLESDGKWIRSALVLLTANACGFNGLPARQVAAAVEMIHMATLVHDDIIDEAPMRRGVEAVHWHWGNSIAVLLGDFLFSKAFKLLLASGSLPSQSLLTQATGQMCLGEIKELVISDQGLISEKDYMEMIENKTASLMAAASASGAHLGGLDSRLAECMHAYGHAVGIAFQITDDVLDFTAPTSILGKEQGWDMRNGKTTLPLIHLLHNDGVAARGILESSQPFEEKAARLLSLMNEMGSIDYAYDAASRYGAIAKNNLAEVEKVAGSSHSIHSLNNLVDFILIRER, translated from the coding sequence ATGAACTCTTTCGCTTCCGCGTTTCCCGACGAACGTTCATCCTCCATGAATTTATCCTTATCCAACCTCTTCGAACCGATAGCGGATGAACTGGCCGAGACGATTTCCTTATACCGGGAAACCGTTCTGCGTACGGCGGAACGCAACTATCTGCATACCTTGATTTCCGGCGGAGTTCCCTACCTGCCGGAAGAATTCCGCATCGCTACCGCCGACCGGATCGCCGAACACCTCTTGGAAAGCGACGGAAAGTGGATCCGCTCCGCTCTAGTTCTTCTTACCGCCAACGCCTGCGGATTCAACGGACTTCCCGCTCGTCAAGTAGCGGCGGCGGTGGAAATGATCCACATGGCTACTCTTGTCCATGACGACATCATCGACGAAGCTCCTATGCGCCGGGGCGTGGAAGCGGTTCATTGGCATTGGGGCAACTCCATCGCCGTTCTGCTGGGCGATTTTCTCTTTTCCAAAGCATTCAAATTGCTGCTCGCCAGCGGCTCGCTGCCTTCTCAATCTCTGTTAACCCAAGCGACCGGCCAAATGTGCCTGGGAGAGATTAAAGAATTGGTCATTTCGGATCAGGGGCTGATATCCGAAAAAGATTATATGGAGATGATCGAAAATAAAACCGCCTCCCTTATGGCCGCCGCCAGCGCTTCCGGCGCCCATCTCGGCGGATTGGATAGCCGGCTGGCGGAGTGCATGCACGCTTACGGCCATGCCGTCGGCATCGCTTTCCAAATTACGGACGACGTTTTGGATTTCACGGCTCCCACGAGCATCCTGGGAAAAGAGCAGGGGTGGGATATGCGCAACGGCAAAACGACGCTTCCACTCATCCACCTTTTACATAACGACGGCGTGGCGGCGCGGGGAATTTTGGAGAGTTCGCAGCCTTTCGAAGAAAAAGCGGCGCGCCTTCTCTCCCTCATGAACGAGATGGGTTCCATCGATTACGCTTACGACGCCGCTTCTCGCTACGGCGCAATCGCTAAAAACAACCTGGCCGAAGTGGAAAAGGTTGCCGGTTCTTCCCATAGCATCCATTCGCTCAACAACCTCGTCGATTTTATTCTTATCCGCGAACGCTAG
- a CDS encoding uroporphyrinogen decarboxylase family protein: protein MTKREWIQAMLEGRKDIPVPQHWMSFFNSDLARRLSPEPCHYSPMWIYDVPDRFDSSAMGADNLDRLIRFNNHTGRCFSCLGKGANICFGHGGPGEFFCRSIKRDENELVVEYETGVRAKVQFHPHFYHHYDHPVKCREDLQRLELPDPAAPERYAGFTQDAAYLKSKGEYVLGSLNGFFSGLHYFLMEYSETLMNLILEPNLIHELAERLGEWNLTAARKMIEAGADCIALCDDLGTKKSLLMKREHYRTFFQPWHMKLCNAVHDLGGRVHCHSHGAITAILDDLAECGFDFINPFDPEEGHTIEHVMKTYSDRFIVTGGFPASFWNWEADRQNVFLHEMGRLGQRYGRLIFMDSGGVPDDVSPQDFERITRKSRQARGVEDVEGAV from the coding sequence ATGACGAAACGGGAATGGATTCAAGCCATGCTGGAGGGACGTAAAGATATACCCGTTCCTCAGCATTGGATGTCGTTTTTCAACAGCGATCTGGCGAGAAGATTGTCGCCGGAGCCATGCCATTATTCTCCCATGTGGATTTACGATGTTCCTGATCGATTCGATTCCAGTGCGATGGGTGCAGACAATTTGGATCGGTTGATCCGATTCAACAATCATACGGGACGATGCTTTTCATGCCTGGGAAAAGGCGCCAATATCTGCTTCGGCCACGGCGGCCCCGGCGAGTTTTTCTGCCGCTCGATCAAGCGCGACGAGAATGAACTCGTCGTCGAATACGAAACTGGCGTGCGCGCCAAGGTGCAATTTCACCCCCATTTCTATCATCACTACGATCATCCGGTGAAATGCCGGGAAGATTTGCAGCGTCTGGAATTGCCCGATCCCGCCGCGCCGGAACGTTACGCAGGATTCACGCAAGACGCCGCCTATCTCAAATCGAAAGGCGAATACGTTCTCGGATCGCTGAACGGCTTCTTTTCGGGGCTGCATTATTTTCTTATGGAATATTCCGAGACGCTCATGAATCTCATTCTGGAGCCGAACTTAATCCATGAATTGGCGGAACGGTTGGGAGAGTGGAATTTGACGGCGGCGCGCAAAATGATAGAAGCGGGCGCGGATTGCATCGCGCTTTGCGACGATCTAGGAACCAAAAAATCACTCCTCATGAAGAGGGAGCATTATCGAACCTTCTTCCAACCTTGGCATATGAAACTTTGCAACGCCGTCCACGATTTGGGAGGCAGAGTTCATTGTCACAGTCACGGGGCGATAACCGCTATTCTCGACGATTTGGCGGAATGCGGCTTCGATTTTATTAATCCATTCGATCCCGAAGAAGGACATACTATCGAGCACGTTATGAAAACTTATTCGGATCGTTTCATTGTAACGGGCGGATTTCCTGCTAGCTTTTGGAATTGGGAAGCCGATCGGCAGAATGTTTTTTTGCATGAGATGGGAAGATTGGGCCAAAGATACGGACGTCTTATCTTCATGGATTCCGGCGGAGTGCCCGACGATGTTAGCCCGCAAGATTTCGAACGCATAACCCGCAAGAGCCGCCAGGCGCGAGGAGTAGAAGACGTAGAAGGCGCCGTTTAA
- the mutM gene encoding bifunctional DNA-formamidopyrimidine glycosylase/DNA-(apurinic or apyrimidinic site) lyase, with translation MPELPEVETIRRALNNRIAGRRITEYVLLRKDYLRRGGELIHLTPGETILRAERRGKFILLYLTGPYVLLHHLGMSGRLLLTKSTDALEPHTHIRILLDKGSQELRQRDPRRFGFAALFRPHELSHFPPWANLGQDPFEIDPPQFFDKIHKRKRPIKSLLLDQNVIAGLGNIYADESLFRAGLSPLRPACGLEEKEAAQLLDRIREVLNEAIDAGGSSTNDYRHLDGTLGEFQQRLRVYRRTGLVCYRCGSAIERRLIAGRKTHFCPLCQR, from the coding sequence ATGCCCGAACTGCCAGAGGTGGAAACCATACGCCGGGCTTTAAACAACCGGATCGCCGGACGGCGGATTACCGAGTACGTTCTTCTTCGTAAGGATTATTTGCGGCGCGGAGGAGAGCTAATCCATTTGACGCCGGGCGAGACGATATTGCGGGCGGAGAGGCGGGGAAAATTCATCCTGCTGTATCTCACAGGTCCCTATGTACTGCTTCATCATCTGGGAATGTCCGGACGCTTGTTGTTGACGAAATCCACCGACGCCTTGGAGCCGCATACGCATATCCGCATCTTGTTGGATAAAGGTTCGCAGGAATTGCGGCAGCGCGACCCCCGGCGCTTCGGCTTCGCCGCCTTGTTCCGCCCGCATGAATTATCCCACTTCCCTCCCTGGGCGAATTTAGGACAAGACCCATTCGAAATCGATCCTCCCCAATTTTTCGATAAAATCCATAAACGGAAACGGCCGATCAAATCGCTTTTGCTCGATCAAAACGTCATAGCGGGCTTGGGAAATATCTATGCCGACGAATCGTTATTCCGAGCGGGCCTTTCTCCTCTGCGTCCAGCATGCGGATTGGAGGAGAAGGAAGCCGCTCAACTGCTGGATCGCATCCGCGAAGTATTGAACGAGGCGATCGACGCCGGAGGTTCTTCCACAAACGATTACCGGCATCTGGATGGGACATTAGGGGAATTTCAGCAGCGCCTTCGCGTATACCGGCGGACGGGACTGGTTTGCTATCGCTGCGGCAGCGCGATTGAGAGACGGCTTATCGCAGGCAGAAAGACGCATTTCTGCCCCTTATGCCAACGCTAG
- a CDS encoding HEPN domain-containing protein, with translation MTPEDVKSLVDIRMSQADECLEDARTLFAYEKGWRTIVNRSYYAAFYSVLALLQTLGKIPRKHRGVIVLFDVEFVKTGLLPKELSEALHWLFASRNKEDYISLEPVSREESEQALKTSEKFVQAIRTHLHQEGFLEE, from the coding sequence ATGACGCCGGAAGATGTCAAGTCATTGGTCGATATTCGAATGAGCCAAGCCGATGAGTGCTTGGAAGATGCTCGAACTCTTTTCGCTTATGAAAAAGGATGGCGAACCATCGTAAATCGATCGTACTATGCAGCGTTTTATTCGGTTCTGGCTTTGCTCCAAACCCTCGGAAAAATACCCCGAAAACATAGAGGCGTCATTGTCCTGTTCGATGTGGAATTCGTTAAAACGGGATTGTTGCCCAAGGAACTTTCCGAAGCGCTGCATTGGCTTTTCGCATCGCGAAATAAAGAGGACTATATCAGTTTGGAACCGGTCTCTCGCGAAGAATCCGAACAAGCGCTGAAAACATCCGAAAAATTTGTTCAAGCTATACGCACGCATCTTCACCAAGAAGGTTTTCTTGAGGAATAG
- the ligA gene encoding NAD-dependent DNA ligase LigA, with translation MSEDIKDKIIQLRDDIRRHEYLYYVLAQPEIGDEEFDRLLKQLEDLEEKHPEFRTPDSPTQRVGGQPLESFVSFEHRVPMLSIGNTYSEAEIREFHNRTVKGLGGAEVTYVVQPKVDGVAVSLHYRQGRFERAVTRGDGKTGDDVTQNVKTIRSLPLILRGEDWPEFLDVRGEVYIPSHAFLKMNEEREEEGEMPFANPRNAAAGTLKLLNPAQTDKRPLDLFIHTIGEIAGKTYAEDFALLQALETWGLRTVPGCTLELGVEGVIERARQWDIKRRELEFEVDGLVVKVNSYAARERLGYTSKSPRWAIAYKFAAEEAETTLLAIELGVGRTGAVTPRAILEPAPLAGTVIRHATLHNFEEIKRKDIRVGDRVIIQKGGEIIPKVVRVLAEKRDGSQKPYELETKCPSCGGGIVREREEVAFRCINLSCPDQLKKRIEHFVSRNAMDIEGVGEKLVNVLVEKGLVARLSDLYRLQHEQLASLERMGDKSARNTCSGIERSKSRPVDRILFALGVRHVGSHLASVLMQNRKSLWELKDLSEEALSSIDEIGPTVAESIYHFFHRESNLEELKRLEEAGLRFEQEIAAPPAANSPFAGKTFVLTGTLAKYTREEASELIRQRGGRATSSVSASTDFVIAGEKAGSKKSKAEKLGVTILSEEELEKMIGR, from the coding sequence ATGTCCGAAGACATCAAGGATAAAATCATCCAACTGCGAGATGATATCCGCAGGCATGAGTACTTATATTACGTATTGGCGCAACCGGAAATCGGCGACGAGGAATTCGATCGCCTGCTGAAGCAATTGGAGGATTTGGAAGAGAAACATCCCGAATTCCGCACGCCGGATTCGCCGACGCAGCGGGTCGGCGGGCAGCCGTTGGAATCTTTCGTTTCCTTCGAACATCGGGTTCCCATGCTTTCCATCGGCAATACCTATTCCGAGGCGGAGATCAGGGAATTTCATAACCGCACTGTGAAAGGACTCGGCGGAGCAGAAGTTACCTACGTCGTACAGCCGAAAGTCGACGGCGTGGCGGTTTCTCTTCATTACCGCCAAGGCCGGTTCGAACGCGCCGTAACGCGGGGTGACGGCAAGACCGGCGACGACGTAACGCAAAACGTCAAGACGATCCGGTCTCTGCCGTTGATTCTACGGGGAGAGGACTGGCCGGAATTCCTGGACGTACGCGGCGAGGTTTATATCCCTAGCCATGCCTTCCTTAAGATGAACGAAGAACGCGAGGAGGAAGGCGAGATGCCCTTCGCTAATCCCCGCAACGCCGCCGCCGGAACCCTGAAATTGCTCAATCCCGCGCAGACGGACAAACGTCCGCTTGATCTCTTTATCCATACGATTGGCGAAATCGCCGGGAAAACGTATGCGGAGGATTTCGCGCTGCTGCAAGCGCTGGAAACATGGGGATTGAGAACCGTTCCCGGCTGTACGTTGGAATTGGGCGTCGAGGGCGTGATTGAACGGGCGCGGCAATGGGATATCAAGCGGCGCGAGTTGGAGTTTGAAGTAGACGGGCTGGTCGTCAAGGTCAATTCTTACGCCGCCCGCGAAAGGTTGGGGTATACCTCGAAAAGCCCGCGTTGGGCCATCGCCTATAAATTCGCCGCTGAAGAGGCGGAAACAACGCTGTTAGCCATCGAACTGGGCGTGGGCCGCACCGGCGCCGTTACGCCGCGCGCTATCCTGGAGCCGGCGCCGTTGGCGGGTACCGTCATCCGCCATGCCACGCTGCATAATTTTGAAGAGATCAAGCGCAAGGACATCCGCGTCGGCGACCGAGTCATCATTCAGAAAGGCGGAGAGATCATCCCCAAGGTAGTGCGCGTCCTGGCGGAGAAGCGCGACGGATCGCAGAAGCCTTACGAGCTGGAAACGAAATGCCCTTCCTGCGGCGGCGGGATCGTGCGGGAGAGGGAGGAAGTGGCGTTCCGCTGCATCAATCTCTCCTGCCCCGATCAGTTGAAAAAACGCATCGAACATTTCGTAAGCCGCAACGCCATGGATATCGAAGGCGTCGGGGAAAAACTGGTGAATGTATTAGTCGAGAAAGGATTAGTCGCCCGCCTATCGGATTTGTACCGCCTTCAACATGAACAACTGGCGTCATTGGAACGCATGGGGGATAAATCCGCGCGAAACACTTGCTCCGGCATCGAGCGGAGCAAGTCGCGGCCCGTCGATCGCATTCTCTTCGCGCTGGGCGTGCGCCATGTGGGCAGCCATCTCGCATCGGTGTTAATGCAAAACCGGAAAAGTCTATGGGAATTGAAAGACCTGTCGGAAGAAGCGCTATCGTCCATCGACGAAATCGGTCCTACCGTCGCCGAGAGCATCTACCATTTTTTCCATCGAGAATCGAATTTGGAAGAATTAAAGCGTCTGGAGGAAGCGGGATTGCGCTTCGAACAGGAGATCGCCGCACCCCCCGCCGCCAATTCGCCCTTCGCGGGGAAAACCTTCGTACTCACGGGAACGCTGGCGAAATATACTCGCGAAGAGGCTTCGGAACTCATCCGCCAACGAGGAGGCAGAGCGACCAGTTCGGTGAGCGCAAGCACCGATTTCGTCATAGCAGGAGAAAAAGCCGGTTCCAAAAAGTCCAAAGCGGAGAAATTGGGCGTTACGATTCTTTCGGAAGAGGAACTCGAGAAAATGATCGGGCGATAG
- a CDS encoding nucleotidyltransferase domain-containing protein, whose translation MCEKDRLIAEQFKKKLIENQIPVREMFLFGSRVRGDSDQDSDLDVLVLLDWKTSEMDRRISHYAWEVGFEADVIVQPVVMTYKQAKEGPEKSSLLLMAVEEEGVSV comes from the coding sequence ATGTGCGAAAAGGATCGCCTAATTGCCGAACAATTCAAAAAGAAACTAATAGAAAACCAGATACCGGTTCGAGAGATGTTCCTGTTCGGTTCTCGCGTGCGGGGAGATTCAGACCAGGATTCCGACTTGGATGTGCTGGTGCTTTTGGATTGGAAAACTTCCGAGATGGATCGGCGGATTAGCCATTATGCTTGGGAAGTGGGTTTCGAGGCGGATGTAATCGTGCAACCGGTTGTCATGACCTATAAACAAGCCAAGGAAGGTCCGGAAAAATCCTCGTTGCTTCTAATGGCCGTGGAAGAAGAAGGAGTGAGCGTATGA